The following DNA comes from Rhodothermales bacterium.
CGACGATCCAGCTCGCGCGACAGCTCTCGGCATCCACCGGCCACCCGGTTGTCCCGGTGTTCTGGATGGCCGGCGAAGACCATGATTTCCGCGAAATAGCCACAACCACCCTCGTCAATAGTGGCTCGGTGACGGATCTCTCCCATGCCGAAACGCCGCTGTCGGAAGGCGAGGTCAATGCCGGCCCCGTGGGGCGCCTCCGGCTGGACGGTACGATTTCATCGCTCATCGACCAGCTCGCCAGTGCACTCCCGACGACGGAATTCAGCCCCGAGTGGCGGACGCTCCTGCGCGAGGCCTACGCGCCCGGCGCCCTCATGGAAGACGCGTTCGCCCGGGTGCTCAAGCGCCTGACACAAGGCACCGGCCTCATCCTGGCCTCGATCGACGACCCGGCCATGAAGCGGCTCGCCGTGCCGCTGTTCGAGCGCGAAGTGCGCGACTTTGCTGGCTCGTTCAAACGCCTCGCCGAAACCAGCGCCGAACTCCTCCACGAGGGGTACCACGCCCAGGTCGCCACCCGGCCGACCAATCTGTTTATGATGGAGGAGGAGGGCCGGCTGCCCATCGACGCCGAAGACGGCCGATTTATCCTCCGCGGCACCTCGCGCAGCTACAGCCCGGATGATCTGCTGGCGCTGGTTCGCACGACCCCCGAACGCTTCAGCCCTAATGTGGTGCTGCGCCCCCTCATCCAGGATCTCCTCTTCCCGACGGTGGCCTACGTAGCCGGCCCCGGCGAGACGGCCTATTTCGCCCAGTACCGCGAGCTGTACACCTGGGCCGGCGTGCCCATGCCGATCATCTACCCCCGCGTCAGCGTCTCGTTGATCGACCCCACCGTCCGGAAATACCTCGATTTTTACCCCTTCGCCCTGCCGGAATACGCGAAAGGCACTGAATGGCTGCTCAAGCAAACGGCCGCCGCCGCGATGCCCGAAAGCACCGAGGCCGTTTTCGCCGAGGCGAACCGGGCGATCGATGCGCAGCTGGATGCCCTCAAGGCCCGCGCCGGCGAGATCGACGCCACACTGAACCGCTCCGCCGACGCCGCCCGGGCCAAAATCTCCCGCGTCGTCAATCGCCTCCACGATCGCGCCATCCGAGGGTACAAGCGCTCCCTCGAAACCGACCGCGCCCGCCTGGATCGCATCACAGCCAGCCTCTTCCCACACGGGAAACCCCAGGAGCGCGTCCTTTCACCGTTCGTGCTGATCAATCAGTATGGGCTGGACGTGTTCACCCGGCTCATGGATCGGCTACCGCTGGACACCTGGGAGCATCACGTCATCGAGCTGTAGCGCCTGCGACGGAAGAGAGGAAAGGCCAGCGCGACAAAAAGAACGCCCTGGAGCATCGCCAGGCTGTCCGGACCACCACAGAGGCCACCGGAGAACGCCTCGCCGGCCCCCAGCGCGGCCAGATCCTCATCGGCGTCAGCGAGCGCTCTTGTACGGGAGCAGATGCTCACATTCAGACCGTAGCCTTGGGTGCCATGGGCATAGATGAGGTACGACGTGTCGCGCTCGAAATGATACCCGCACGCCGCGCCGCCGTTCGTGGTGGTCCAGATTATCATCCGCTCTTCGGTGTCCCCCTTCCAGCCTTTCGATACATCGATCACCACGGCATTCCGATCGTCAAATCGAGTCACACTGAGCACGCGGCCGGCAAAAACGGCGTCGGCCTGATCGCGCTCGACCGTTGGAGAGTCCGGGATCAAACAGTCGCAGGCGTGCGCCGCTTTGGGCGCCAGCAAGAAAAGTACAGCCAGCATTCCGGTGTAAGCAATTGAGTAGCTCATGGCGTTTTCACGAACCTGTGTAACGAGGTGGGCGTTGGCAAAAGAGGATGCACTTCTTAACTCGACGTTGTCAATTTCCGAGAAGCACGCTGAGGAGTTGCCCTCGAATCGGGTTACATACACTGGCGCTGAAGCGCGTCGCAGAGCGACGCGGCATAATAGCCCCCGTCGTTTTAAGTCGGGGGCGATCCCACGCCACCGATGCCACCGACCTGAAGGACGGGGGCTATTTTACGGCGTCGCTCCGCGACGCCCTCACAGGGGCAGCCTGGAGTTTTCCCCGATACGAAGGATGTATTTTTAAATGTCGCACCCAACATAGGACAGCAAAAAGTCTCCGGGGTACTCCGAAAGGCCTACATCCGAGCGGAATATTCCTATTCCACGCGGACGATATCGAGCTTAGACCCCATTTTTATCCCCCTTATTCCCCAACCCCTGTGTCAATTCTCACCGATACCCTTGCTTCCGCCCGCACGATCGCCGTCGTGGGGTTCTCCCCCGATCCTTCCCGCACGAG
Coding sequences within:
- the bshC gene encoding bacillithiol biosynthesis cysteine-adding enzyme BshC — encoded protein: MHATPAYQHVPSLPYAALSASSLFVDYCTRYGSVAPFYSGDFRNPEHLRAALDRTLAVDRNRDALVDALHAQQTRWGVDDATRASLDALRSPRAGVVITGQQLGLFVSPLYTIYKTLTTIQLARQLSASTGHPVVPVFWMAGEDHDFREIATTTLVNSGSVTDLSHAETPLSEGEVNAGPVGRLRLDGTISSLIDQLASALPTTEFSPEWRTLLREAYAPGALMEDAFARVLKRLTQGTGLILASIDDPAMKRLAVPLFEREVRDFAGSFKRLAETSAELLHEGYHAQVATRPTNLFMMEEEGRLPIDAEDGRFILRGTSRSYSPDDLLALVRTTPERFSPNVVLRPLIQDLLFPTVAYVAGPGETAYFAQYRELYTWAGVPMPIIYPRVSVSLIDPTVRKYLDFYPFALPEYAKGTEWLLKQTAAAAMPESTEAVFAEANRAIDAQLDALKARAGEIDATLNRSADAARAKISRVVNRLHDRAIRGYKRSLETDRARLDRITASLFPHGKPQERVLSPFVLINQYGLDVFTRLMDRLPLDTWEHHVIEL